In Equus przewalskii isolate Varuska chromosome 31, EquPr2, whole genome shotgun sequence, one genomic interval encodes:
- the SRP9 gene encoding signal recognition particle 9 kDa protein, whose amino-acid sequence MPQYQTWEEFSRAAEKLYLADPMKARVVLKYRHSDGSLCIKVTDDLVCLVYRTDQAQDVKKIEKFHSQLMRLMVAKESRSVAMETD is encoded by the exons ATGCCGCAGTACCAGACCTGGGAGGAGTTCAGTCGCGCGGCCGAGAAGCTCTACCTCGCCGACCCCATGAAG gcACGTGTGGTTCTCAAATATAGGCATTCTGATGGGAGTTTGTGTATTAAAGTAACAGATGATTTAGTT TGTTTGGTGTATAGAACAGACCAAGCTCAAGATGTAAAGAAGATTGAGAAATTCCACAGTCAACTAATGCGACTTATGGTAGCCAAGGAATCCCGCAGTGTTGCCATGGAAACGGACTGA